The following is a genomic window from Chloroflexota bacterium.
GCGACGGACGATCTCGCAGGCGGCGAGGTAGCCGTCCTCGATGCCCTGGCCGATGTCGTACTCGTAGACCGGCTCGCCGAAATGGCGGATGTTGTCGGCGCTGATCTCTTCGTCCGCCGCGGCGTCGTGGGTGCGCGGGTAGTCGAGCTCGCGCGGGGTGGCGGTCAGGCCGATCTGGACGGCGTTCGGGTTGCGGGTGAGGACCTTCGACCATTCGCCCCAGGCCGAACGATGGCACTCGTCGATGACGATGTGGCTGAAGTAGTTGGGTGGGTAGTTTGCCTCGAGGAAGTCGGCGCCGGCATCGTCGGTGTCGATGTCGAGGGTCTGGTACGTGGCGATGAGGATCCGGGCGTTCGGCTGTGGGTCGGAGCCGGAGACGGCAGCCGCGTCGTTGCCGAAGGCGTTGTGGAACGCCGTCAGGCCCTGCTTTCGAAGTTCGTCCCGGTCGCAGAGGAAGAGGGCCCGTCGGAGCTGCCCCGCGTCCGCGATCCGGCGGAGAAGGTTCACCGCGATGAACGTCTTGCCCGATCCGGTCGCGAGGCTCAGCAGGGCGCGGTTCTCGCCGCGGGCGAGCTTTTCGAGGACGGCCCGGATGGCGGCGTCCTGGTAGTAGCGGCGAGCGGCCTCGCCGCCGCGGTACGGGGTGATGAGCGGTTTGGCGGCCGGGGCGGTGAGGCTGATCTCCGTGGCCTCCTCGTAGGCGGCGCGGAGGTCGTCCGGCGTCGGGAACTCGGCCATCGGGCGGGGGAGGGGTGTCGTCGTGGCCGACCGCCGATCGAAGAGGACCCACTGGTGTCCATTCGTCGCGATGACGAACGGCACATTGAGCCGCTTCGCCTTCGCCTGGTAGACCTTCGCCTGGTCGAGTCCGTACGCCGGATGCTTCTCCTCGTCTTTCGCCTCGAGGATCGCGACCGCGACCGGATGGGCCGTGGGCGTCGCCTTCACCCGCATGGTGTAGTCCGTCCGGCCATGCGTCCGCCGCCGCGGCTGCCCATCGACGATCTCGATCGTGCCGAGGGTCTCCTCACGCCTGATGAGGTCCTCGGTCCAGCCGCGCGCGTGGATCGCCGGGTCGATGAGCCTCAGTCGCGTCTCAGCTTCGTTGAGGCCCAAGTTCCCTCCGAGCTTCCCGTGCCACCGCCGCCCGCAGTCTAGCGGTCGGGGCGATCGGCGGATCGCGTGCGTCTCGCGGATCTCGTTAGGTTCAAAGGTCGCCTGCTGGGTCCTCGTCATCCGCTTCGGCGACGGTGACCGCGCGCCAGAGCAGAACCGGCTCGGCGATGCCCTTGAGCGACGCCGGCCGATCGGATTGGACCGCACGCCTGCTGTGTGCTGCTGGAGCCAGATGAGCGGCCGACGCGCCGTCCCTAACGCAGGATTCTCGGCGTACTCAGGGCTCACCGCGGCGATCGTTGAGGTCAGAGTCTTGCGCGGGCCGGCGCAACTGCCAGGCAAGCCGCTCGCGTGACGATTACGCTCTGCGGATACCCCCATCGCGGAGTGGCCATGGACGTCGGAACAAACAGCTTCACCGTCGCGGAATACGTTGCCCAGATGGGTAGGAACGAAATCCGCGTCAACCGAGAATACCAACGTTCTCCAAAGGTATGGCCGACAGCAGCACGTTCGTACCTAATTGAGACCATGTTGCTCGGCTATCCAATCCCAAAACTGACCATATTTCAACGCACGGACCTGCGAACGCGTTCTACGGCCAAGGAAATAGTCGATGGTCAGCAACGGAGTCAGACCATATTCGACTTCGTGAACGACGGCTTCAGGCTCGGATCAAATACGGCATATCGGGGACGTTACTTCAGTCAGTTGGATGAAGACGACCAGCACAAGCTCCTGTCGTACATGTTGTCGGTCGATGTATTGGTAAACGCGAACGAGGACCAAATCAGACAGTTGTTCCGTCGGATCAACAGTTTCACGGTGCCCCTCAACCGCCAGGAAATTCGGAACGCGATCTTTCAGGGACAGTTCAAATGGTTCATCGTGTCGCTTGTCGACCGATACTCACAGAGTCTCAAGATGATGGGTGTGTTCCGAGAGCAGCAGCTCGCTAGGATGGCGGATGCTGAACTTTTCTCGGAACTCATCATGGCTATCGAGTCGGGCATCCAGACGACTAGCCAACCGAAGATCAACCTGTTCTATCGACAGCGGGATGACGCGTTCGACGACGGTCCCCGGCTGGACCGAATCTTCGACGAAACGTTTGGCATGCTCATGCGTTGGCGAGCTATCCACGCTACCGCCGTGGTTCGGCCCTCCAATTTCTACGCACTCTTCCTCGCTGTTGCGCATGAGCTCAGGCCGATCGCTGTGCTCCAGGGCGTGGTGGAGCGACCCGAGGCTGGCGCGATTGCCGAGGACGTCGCCCTGACCAACCTCACTGCGATCGTGGAAGGTGTGGAGAGTCCGTTGGAGAACGACTGGCTCAGGGAGTTCATCGACGCCCAGGCGACTGGGACGAACACAGAACGGAACCGGGTGATCCGGTTCAGATGGCTCTCGCGGGCCTTGGAGCCGCCTGTCTTGCCGTGAGACCGGCCAAGTCGCTCTTTCGTCTGGAGCGCGCGACCGATCGATATCTCGGGCGCCTCGATCGTCGCATTGCGTCGCTCCAAGCGAGCACACGCAGGACTGACCGCGACGTAGTTGTCGCGACCGTTGTCATGGAATCGCTGAACACGTGGGCGAACTTCAATCGCTCGCTGTGGTTGTCGTCTGTTGCGGGAGCCAAGACGACGAGTGGACGCGCCGTGTCCGTGCGCCGGGGTGTGCACGGACGTCCGCAGTCGGATGCGATCCATCTCGCAATCGTGCTGATCCGCAAGCCGCCACGCCTGAAGATCCCTGCAAATCGGAGCTGGAAACGACGCGAAGAGCCGGCTTGGCACGATCCGGCGACCATTCGACGGCTTGCCAAAAAGGTGCGAGCCACGAATCTCGATGCAATCGAACTCGGTCTCGACCTGACGTCGAACGTCTTCGCAGACCTCCCACAGATGAGGAACTTCTTCGCTCACCGAAACGAGAACTCGATCCGCGTCGCCCGGGCTGCTGCCCCGCGAAACGGTGTCTCGGCCCTCCTCACACCAGCAGAAGCATTGTTGGAACTGCCGTACGGATCCGGACCGTCGCTAGTAAGGCAGTGGATTTCCGATCTGAGGCTTGCTGTTGACCTGATGTGCGAGTGATCTCTCAAACACGAGCACCGATTCTGTCGCCCGAAACGTGCGTTTGTACGCTCGACTTCCTCGATTGATCGCGGCGAACGTGCGCGAGTCGAACTTGTAGTGACCCATCAGGCCCCATCCGTTTTGCGCGGCAAACTCGCTGACGACGCTCGCTAGGTCGACATGAACATCCTTGTAATAGGAATCCTGGACCACGATGACCAATGGTGCCGAGGCAGAGGCCACCCGGCCAAGTTCAACGAACGAATCGTGCATCCCAGTCACGTACTGACCGTAGTAGCGAAGGTAGTAGGTGCTCGATGCCTTTGAGGGATGGCTGGCGACTCGCTCGAGAAGGTTCGCGGCCGCTCCAGAGGATTCTGCAACAGACAACGTGGCGTCCGTCGTGATGGTTGGTGTTCCGAGCATTGCGTCGCGCAGAGACCGAATCTGTGTGGCCGAGAAACCGAGTGTGGCGAGTTCGGGAAGAGTCGACACAACGTAGTCGATCCTCGTCAGGTACGGCGGCGATGTAATCACAGCATCTACCGTCCCAACGCCCAACGGGAGACGCCTGGAACTGGCGATGTCGATCGTGGACCCTTGATCATGCTCGGCACGCCCAGGGGTCAGTCTTGCTGTTGCGCACTCAAAGGCCTGCTTAAGGAAAGTCCAAGACGCCGTCAGCGGCGCCGAGGAGTGGTCAGGAATCCACGTTGGGTTGCTGGCCCGTAAGGGCTCCGTCAGCTCCCGGACGACCGAGAAGAGGCAGACATAAAAGAACGCGGCGAGCGACGACACGCCGGCCAAGGAGATCCTCGAGGACATCGGAGCGTATGACTCGTGGTCGATCAGAATGTGCTGGATTGCCCACTCGATCGACCTGAGGCGCCGTGCGGACGTCGTATCGAACCAGCGCGTGTATGGCTCGTCACCAAGCGGCGAACTCCGCCGACTGGCGGCTCGGTGCAGGATCTCCTTGGCGACCGAGGCGATGCTGGGAGTTGTGTCCTCGCCGAGGAGGCGACCCTTGGCAACGAGGACAAGGGCCGGATTTGTGTCATAGCCGATCGTCCGATAGCCCGTCGAATGGGCCACCGATGTTGTCGTCCCTGAACCATTCCATGGATCCAGGATTACCGCGCCTTCGGTGAGGGCTAGAGTCTTGAGCGCGTCTTCGACGAACCCCTCGGAGAACCCGGCGTAGTAGGGATACCAAGACCGCCGCCTCGACTGGAGTTTAGGGCTCCGCACCGTAGGCTCAGCTGCATCCGCTCGTGCTGCCGCAGTTGAGGCACTTGTAGCAACTGCCGTTGCGGACCATGATCGAGCCGCATTCGGCGCAGCTGGGCGCGTCCTCCTGGATCTTGAAGGCGACGTTCGTCGCCCCGAGCGACAGCGTGATCGCCGCAGGCTTGCCGCTCCCGTTCCCGTTGGTCGCATGGCCGGTCGCGTGACCGTTGGAGGCGATGACGCTGAGCGGCTCGGCGGTCGGCCGCGCGGCGACGGGCGCCGGCTCGGTCGCGACGGTGGTCTGTGCCCGGGGGGCCTCGGTGGGGGCGTCCTCAGGCGGATGGACCTTCGCGGTGGACGCCGTCGAGTGGCCGCCGATCGCCTCGTCCACGGCGGACGGGCCCTCCTCGGCAGCCGGGGCGTGGGCCACGGCACCGAGCGAGGAAGCGCCACCGAACGCCGGCGCGTCCGACACGACCGCGGAGCGATCGATGAGGCCGAGCATCGCCCGGTCATCCGGTGAGAGGAACCGCGATCCGAGCCAGCGGAAGATGTAGTCGACGATCGACTTGGCGATCGGGATCTCCTGGTTGCCGGTGAAGCCGCTCGGTTCGAAGCGCACGTGGGCGAACTTGTTGACGAGGTCGCGCAGCGGCACGCCGTACTGGAGCGCCACGGACACGGTCGTCGCGAAGGTGTCCATGAGGCCGCTGACGGTGGAGCCCTCCTTCGCCATCTTGAGGAAGATCTCGCCCGGCTGGCCGTCCGGATAGAGGCCGACGGTGATGTAGCCCTCGTGGCCCGAGATGTCGAACTTGTGGGTGATCGCTGCGCGCTCGGTCGGCAGCCGGCGGCGGTGGGGCCTTCCCGCTTCAGCCTGCGCGGCGGCGAGCTGGCGCTTGAGGTCCGTGACGACCGCGGTGTCGACGACGTCGCCGTCCTTCTTCTTGCCGGTGCTGAGCGGCTGGCTCCGCTTGCTGTTGTCGCGGTAGATCGCGATCGCCTTGAGGCCTCGCTTCCAGCCCTCGAGGTAGACCTGCTCGATCTCCTCCGGGGTGGCGGCCTCCGGCATGTTGACGGTCTTGCTGATGGCACCGGACAGGAACGGCTGGACCGCGGCCATCATCCTGACGTGGCCCATGTAGTGGATGGATCGATCGCCGTTGAGCGGCTTGAACGCGCAGTCGAAGACGGACAGGTGCTCCGGCTTGAGGCCGGGGGCGCCCTCGATCGTCTCGCGCTCGTTGACGTAGGCGAGGATCTCCTCCACCTGGTCGGGGTTGTAGCCGAGCTTGCGGAGGGCGGCCGGGACCGTCTGGTTGACGATCTTGAGGAATCCCTCACCGACGAGCTTCTTGTACTTGATGAGGGCGATGTCCGGCTCGATGCCGGTCGTGTCGCAATCCATCATGAACGCGATCGTGTTGTGGCTGACGAACCCGTTCGCCACGTACGTCACGTTCGACGGCACGGAGATGTCGTAGGTCAGCTGCTCCTCGCCGAGCTTCGCGCTGGCGATCTCGTCGTAGAAGTAGCCGAGGCTCTCGGCCACCTCGGGATCGGCGGTCCGCTCGAGGAGCACCGTCGCGGAGCGCCGCGAGACGAGGCCGGTTCGCGAGAGGGAGAGGAGCATCGTCCTGCGCAGAGGGTCGTTGTGCGGCGCGAGCCGATCGACGGCCACGCGGCTCACCGGCACCAGATCGTAGCGGGCGGCCTGGGGGTGCTCCGCGAGGGCGAGGGCTTCCCGCTTGCGCTCCGAGATGAACGAGACCTCGGCGAGGAAGCGACCGCCGGAGCTCGCGTTGAGGAGCCGCAGGACGTGGATGGGATTGGCGCCGAAGTGGCCGCGGGCCGGCCGATCCGTCTTGCGAGTCGTGACGAAGCCGAGGGTGAGGAGGAGCGTCTGGACCTCGCGGCTGAACCGCTCCGAAACCGTGGAGAACGATGCGTACCCATTGTTGACGTTGCCGTCCGCCTCGAAGAGGCCGCGGACGAACGCCCGATAGGCGGCCGGATCGTTGGAGTAGAGGACGGCGTCCGGCACGTGGGGCTCGTAGCCCTTGCCGCGGTGGTCGCCGCTGGGGACGTGCTTGGCGAAGCCGCATGCCTCCCACCAGAGCACGAGCGGGACGGAATGGAGGGCGACTTCCGTGTAGCCCTGCTTCGCGGCGATCGCCGCGTCCAGGCGGAAGAGGCGCCGGCCAAGGTCGGCGATCCGGTCCACGACATCCGTATCGGCGGCGGCAACGC
Proteins encoded in this region:
- a CDS encoding DUF262 domain-containing protein codes for the protein MAMDVGTNSFTVAEYVAQMGRNEIRVNREYQRSPKVWPTAARSYLIETMLLGYPIPKLTIFQRTDLRTRSTAKEIVDGQQRSQTIFDFVNDGFRLGSNTAYRGRYFSQLDEDDQHKLLSYMLSVDVLVNANEDQIRQLFRRINSFTVPLNRQEIRNAIFQGQFKWFIVSLVDRYSQSLKMMGVFREQQLARMADAELFSELIMAIESGIQTTSQPKINLFYRQRDDAFDDGPRLDRIFDETFGMLMRWRAIHATAVVRPSNFYALFLAVAHELRPIAVLQGVVERPEAGAIAEDVALTNLTAIVEGVESPLENDWLREFIDAQATGTNTERNRVIRFRWLSRALEPPVLP
- a CDS encoding site-specific DNA-methyltransferase, yielding MRSPKLQSRRRSWYPYYAGFSEGFVEDALKTLALTEGAVILDPWNGSGTTTSVAHSTGYRTIGYDTNPALVLVAKGRLLGEDTTPSIASVAKEILHRAASRRSSPLGDEPYTRWFDTTSARRLRSIEWAIQHILIDHESYAPMSSRISLAGVSSLAAFFYVCLFSVVRELTEPLRASNPTWIPDHSSAPLTASWTFLKQAFECATARLTPGRAEHDQGSTIDIASSRRLPLGVGTVDAVITSPPYLTRIDYVVSTLPELATLGFSATQIRSLRDAMLGTPTITTDATLSVAESSGAAANLLERVASHPSKASSTYYLRYYGQYVTGMHDSFVELGRVASASAPLVIVVQDSYYKDVHVDLASVVSEFAAQNGWGLMGHYKFDSRTFAAINRGSRAYKRTFRATESVLVFERSLAHQVNSKPQIGNPLPY
- a CDS encoding vitamin B12-dependent ribonucleotide reductase, with the protein product MAGETRVEGHPAKSPGRTAARSGHRHAGPYGASFDGTDEQGRPARGLTIERRWTRPGVHPYDEIAWETRTANIGNESGKTVFEQKDVEVPAFWSQLATNVVVSKYFRGHVGTPERETSVRQLIDRVVNTIAAWAETQRYFATPADLEAFQAELTHLLVHQKMAFNSPVWFNVGIEPKPQCSACFINSVQDTMSSIMDLAKTEAMLFKFGSGAGSNLSSIRSSREKMTGGGTASGPVSFMKGYDAFAGVVKSGGKTRRAAKMVILDADHPDVLDFIDSKLNEEKKAWALIEAGYDPSFTGEAYGSVAFQNANHSVRVTDDFMRAVVDDREWTTHAVVDGTPMGTYRARDIFRRMADAAHVCGDPGIQYDTTINDWHTSANTDRIYASNPCSEYMFLNDTACNLASLNLMKFVREDGEFDVESFNYAARLTITAQEILVDNASYPTPRIEENSHKFRPLGLGYANLGALLMNRGLAYDSDEGRDYAAAITALMHGQAYSQSAIIARDHGGPFVEYHRNEQPFLRVIGKHRDAAYGIPDRGVPAEMLQAAKDTWDETLALGAEHGYRNAQVTVLAPTGCVVGDSLVLTDRGLVRLKGLGNPDGEQWQELDLHVATDDGPRPATKFYVNGAEPVVSVETSRGYRIQGTTTHRVRVLDADGDWQWRRFADVRAGDRVPLMLGGMVGEPREVQLPPLPEAYWTSDHRTTVPRTMTADLAELIGYFMGDGSLHARGLRFCVAAADTDVVDRIADLGRRLFRLDAAIAAKQGYTEVALHSVPLVLWWEACGFAKHVPSGDHRGKGYEPHVPDAVLYSNDPAAYRAFVRGLFEADGNVNNGYASFSTVSERFSREVQTLLLTLGFVTTRKTDRPARGHFGANPIHVLRLLNASSGGRFLAEVSFISERKREALALAEHPQAARYDLVPVSRVAVDRLAPHNDPLRRTMLLSLSRTGLVSRRSATVLLERTADPEVAESLGYFYDEIASAKLGEEQLTYDISVPSNVTYVANGFVSHNTIAFMMDCDTTGIEPDIALIKYKKLVGEGFLKIVNQTVPAALRKLGYNPDQVEEILAYVNERETIEGAPGLKPEHLSVFDCAFKPLNGDRSIHYMGHVRMMAAVQPFLSGAISKTVNMPEAATPEEIEQVYLEGWKRGLKAIAIYRDNSKRSQPLSTGKKKDGDVVDTAVVTDLKRQLAAAQAEAGRPHRRRLPTERAAITHKFDISGHEGYITVGLYPDGQPGEIFLKMAKEGSTVSGLMDTFATTVSVALQYGVPLRDLVNKFAHVRFEPSGFTGNQEIPIAKSIVDYIFRWLGSRFLSPDDRAMLGLIDRSAVVSDAPAFGGASSLGAVAHAPAAEEGPSAVDEAIGGHSTASTAKVHPPEDAPTEAPRAQTTVATEPAPVAARPTAEPLSVIASNGHATGHATNGNGSGKPAAITLSLGATNVAFKIQEDAPSCAECGSIMVRNGSCYKCLNCGSTSGCS